Proteins encoded within one genomic window of Saccharomyces mikatae IFO 1815 strain IFO1815 genome assembly, chromosome: 15:
- the AIF1 gene encoding Aif1p (similar to Saccharomyces cerevisiae AIF1 (YNR074C)) — MTSNIKSVVVVGAGVFGVSVANHLCRELDANKYRVKLITVSDYVYFLPSAVRLTVSKDYTKSILPLKSVLDDGVEVIKEKVTSFDVEKVVLESSGPTNFDVLILATGSKWSDPIGSTYIFGDNYEEYFEKEASRISDASHIVFLGGGFVNCELAGELIFKYAEEINSGEKRISIIHNSDKLLPSSGLYNDTIRRKVTNYLANNGVKLYLNTVGVSCDTSPNRIFLGEGSSEHIDADLIYRGVGISPSVPSNDISKLCDKKGIIDVEKNFQVKAVEAGNVFAIGDVTNFRYHGLVKRENWVDVLTRNIVSSLQEGASANLVDADSLETGHAPTGVSLGPNAGFGQFPVPVLGTINIPSFLISRVKSKNLLSDLMEPMYKK; from the coding sequence ATGACAAGCAATATTAAGAGTGTGGTGGTTGTCGGCGCCGGTGTGTTTGGGGTGTCTGTAGCGAACCATCTGTGCAGGGAGCTAGATGCCAATAAATACCGGGTAAAGCTTATCACTGTATCTGATTATGTGTATTTCCTACCCTCTGCTGTACGGTTGACTGTATCTAAAGACTACACTAAGTCAATTCTACCTTTAAAAAGTGTCCTTGACGATGGCGTTGAGGTTATCAAAGAGAAGGTTACCAGCTTTGACGTTGAAAAAGTGGTACTAGAATCAAGTGGGCCTACCAACTTCGATGTCTTGATCCTTGCAACAGGCTCGAAGTGGTCTGATCCAATCGGTTCAACCTACATCTTCGGGGACAACTATGAAgagtattttgaaaaagaggCATCTAGAATTTCAGATGCTAGCCATATAGTTTTCCTTGGTGGCGGTTTTGTGAACTGTGAACTGGCTGGCGAACTGATATTCAAGTATGCAGAGGAGATTAATTCTGGAGAAAAGCGTATTTCCATTATTCACAATTCTGATAAACTGCTACCAAGTTCTGGGTTATATAATGATACTATCAGAAGAAAGGTGACGAACTATCTTGCCAATAATGGAGTAAAATTGTACTTGAACACTGTAGGGGTTTCTTGCGATACCTCACCGAACCGTATATTCCTGGGCGAGGGCTCATCAGAACACATCGATGCTGATTTGATATACAGAGGCGTCGGAATTTCACCAAGTGTGCCATCTAACgatatttcaaaactttgtgataaaaaaggaattaTTGATGTTGAAAAGAACTTTCAGGTAAAGGCCGTCGAAGCAGGAAACGTTTTCGCTATTGGAGACGTCACAAATTTCAGGTATCATGGATTAGTCAAAAGGGAAAATTGGGTTGACGTTTTGACCCGCAACATTGTAAGTTCTTTGCAAGAAGGAGCAAGCGCTAATCTCGTTGATGCAGATTCTCTCGAAACAGGCCATGCTCCAACCGGTGTATCTCTTGGGCCAAATGCAGGATTTGGACAGTTTCCAGTACCAGTACTTGGGACGATCAATATCCCATCGTTCCTAATTTCTAGGGTTAAGTCGAAGAACCTTCTTTCTGACTTAATGGAACCTATGTATAAAAAATAG